A window of Natrinema versiforme contains these coding sequences:
- a CDS encoding DUF5781 family protein, giving the protein MDIRVQGPGPTSPFLSARDLFETEQDLSLPVHVRLRDDPDERTWAAHYDDHHVLNISRQAASSAMARELALHEFAHMARHEQQHPSHTQSTEEVLYLALAGKSVERRKLSHCYQIANHMKDIYADDITLSVGPGEKLLSFLESSLAAAVADRPETPPRPGFERLSASADPEITAVNAAFALALAERHDLVDEDHRLYDLAHAAAMDAPEIDFDGFKRRFRELAREPDTSTYRQVLVDATRSYVGSGSRAAD; this is encoded by the coding sequence ATGGATATTCGCGTACAGGGACCGGGACCGACTTCTCCATTCCTCAGCGCCCGCGACCTCTTCGAAACCGAACAGGACCTCTCGCTGCCGGTCCACGTCCGCCTGCGGGACGACCCCGACGAGCGGACGTGGGCCGCCCACTACGACGACCACCACGTCCTGAACATCTCGAGGCAGGCCGCCTCGTCGGCGATGGCCCGTGAACTCGCGCTCCACGAGTTCGCCCACATGGCCCGCCACGAACAACAACATCCCTCCCACACCCAGTCCACCGAAGAGGTGCTCTACCTCGCGCTGGCCGGGAAGAGCGTCGAGCGGCGCAAGCTCTCACACTGCTACCAGATCGCGAACCACATGAAAGACATCTACGCCGACGACATCACGCTCTCGGTCGGCCCCGGCGAGAAGCTGCTCTCCTTCCTCGAGTCGAGTCTCGCAGCGGCCGTCGCCGACCGGCCGGAGACGCCGCCCAGACCGGGATTCGAGCGACTCTCCGCGAGCGCAGATCCCGAGATCACGGCGGTGAACGCGGCCTTCGCGCTCGCACTCGCCGAGCGACACGATCTGGTCGACGAGGACCACCGGCTGTACGATCTCGCGCACGCGGCTGCGATGGACGCCCCGGAAATCGACTTCGACGGGTTCAAACGCCGGTTTCGGGAGCTCGCACGGGAACCCGACACGAGCACGTATCGGCAGGTGCTCGTCGACGCGACGCGCTCCTACGTCGGCAGCGGGAGTCGCGCCGCGGACTGA